TTCATGGGGTCGAGTTGCAGACCCCAATCCGAACTGAGACCGGCTTTTTGAGATTCGCTCCGCCTCACGGCATCGCAGCTCATTGTACCGGCCATTGTAGCACGTGTGCAGCCCAAGACATAAGGGGCATGATGACTTGACGTCGTCCCCACCTTCCTCCGAGTTGACCCCGGCAGTCTCCTGTGAGTCCCCATCACCCCGAAGGGCATGCTGGCAACACAGAACAAGGGTTGCGCTCGTTGCGGGACTTAACCCAACATCTCACGACACGAGCTGACGACAGCCATGCACCACCTGTACACCGACCACAAGGGGGGCACCATCTCTGATGCTTTCCGGTGTATGTCAAGCCTTGGTAAGGTTCTTCGCGTTGCGTCGAATTAAGCCACATGCTCCGCTGCTTGTGCGGGCCCCCGTCAATTCCTTTGAGTTTTAGCCTTGCGGCCGTACTCCCCAGGCGGGGAACTTAATGCGTTAGCTGCGGCACCGACGACGTGGAATGTCGCCAACACCTAGTTCCCACCGTTTACGGCGTGGACTACCAGGGTATCTAATCCTGTTCGCTCCCCACGCTTTCGCTCCTCAGCGTCAGTAATGGCCCAGAGATCCGCCTTCGCCACCGGTGTTCCTCCTGATATCTGCGCATTTCACCGCTACACCAGGAATTCCGATCTCCCCTACCACACTCTAGTCTGCCCGTATCGAATGCAGACCCGGGGTTAAGCCCCGGGCTTTCACATCCGACGCGACAGACCGCCTACGAGCTCTTTACGCCCAATAATTCCGGACAACGCTTGCGCCCTACGTATTACCGCGGCTGCTGGCACGTAGTTAGCCGGCGCTTCTTCTGCAGGTACCGTCACTTGCGCTTCTTCCCTGCTGAAAGAGGTTTACAACCCGAAGGCCGTCATCCCTCACGCGGCGTCGCTGCATCAGGCTTTCGCCCATTGTGCAATATTCCCCACTGCTGCCTCCCGTAGGAGTCTGGGCCGTGTCTCAGTCCCAGTGTGGCCGGTCGCCCTCTCAGGCCGGCTACCCGTCGTCGCCTTGGTGAGCCACTACCTCACCAACAAGCTGATAGGCCGCGGGCTCATCCTTCACCGCCGGAGCTTTTAACCCCCACAGATGCCTGCAGGAGTATTATCCGGTATTAGACCCCGTTTCCAGGGCTTGTCCCAGAGTGAAGGGCAGATTGCCCACGTGTTACTCACCCGTTCGCCACTAATCCCCCACCGAAGCGGGTTCATCGTTCGACTTGCATGTGTTAAGCACGCCGCCAGCGTTCGTCCTGAGCCAGGATCAAACTCTCCGTGAATGTCAACCCGTAATCGGGTCACACCACGAGAGCGGAACAGTCAGGCGGAATAAGCCCGACCGTTCACAGCGTCCTCGCTGTGTTTACTACTTCAAAGGAACCTCAACCCACAGACAAAAGCCTGTGAGCCGGGGTATCAACAAACTTGGCGTTGATTTTTGGCACGCTGTTGAGTTCTCAAGGAACGGACGCTTCCTTCGTACTCACCCAAGAACACTCTCAGGCTTTCCTCCGGGCAGTTTCCCTTCGGTCCTACTATTCTTGCTGTTGTACTGTCCTGCTGTTTCGCTGTCTTGCGTTTCCGACTCTACCAGACCGTTTCCGTATCCGATTTCCTCGGTGCTTTCCAGGTTCCCGCTTTCGCGTTTCCCTTTCCGGCGACTCTGACTCTACCAGACCGTTTCGGGCCTGATTCCCAGTCAGTGGGGCTTGTCCTCCCGGCTGTTGGGCCGTTCCGACGTCCCAAACCTTAGCGGATCCACTCGGCGATTCCCAATCGGGCCGCTTCGCTTCATCGAGCCCCATTCGAATTGAATTCGGGCACACCGAAAACAACCCCGGCTGGGAGATCGTGCTGATGGTTTGGGTTGCCGCTACTGCGGCGGAGGTGCTGCCGCAGAACCGTTACGGCCCCGTGGCAACCCGGAGAACTTTACGGATCGGGCTGGGCGATGTCAAGCACCCCCTGTCTGCCCTGTCAAGATCTTTAGTCGAGGTCGCTGAGTCGCCCGCCGGCGTCCGGCTGGGCGTGCTCCACGCGGCGCAGGAGGCGGGTGAGGACGTCGCCGAGCCTGGCGCGTTCGTCCTGGGAGAGGTCCTGGAGAAGGTCCTCCTCGAAGACGGTCGCCAGGCGCATCGCCTCCAGCCACTTCTCGCGGCCCTCGTAGGTCAGTTCCACGATCACGCGGACCCGGTTGGACTCGTCGCGCGCCCTGGTGACGAGTCCCTCCGTCACCATCCGGTCGATCCGGTGGGTCATCGCGGCCGGCGTCAGGCCCAGCCGCTTCGCCAGGTCGCTCGGGCCCATGCGATAGGGGGCACCGGAGAGCACCATCGCCTTGAGCACCTCCCACTCGGCGTTGCTGATGCCGAGCGTGGCGGTCTGACGTCCGTACGCGACGTTCATGCGCCGGTTCAGCCGGCCGAGGGCCGCGACGATCTTCTCGACCTGGGGGTCGAGATCCCTGAACTCGCGCTGGTAGGCGGCGATCTGCTCATCGAGCGTCGGTTCGCCGACGCCGGGGGTGTCACCCATGTGCGCAGTATCCCATGCGAGCGCTTGGCGTCGAAGTCCTTCGAGGTGTACTGTTCAAGTCTTAACTTTAGCTTCGAAGTCTTCACTCCTAACTCTTTCGGTAGGCGTACGACTTCGCGATCAAGGCAGGTGAAAGTGACCAGGGCGATGGGCGCAGCGATGCGCCGGATCCATGTGGGCAACGCACTCAGCGCGTTCGGGCTCGGCTTCACCGTCCCCTATCTGTACGTCTATGTGGCGCAGGTGCGGGGACTGGGAGCCATGACGGCGGGTCTCGTACTCGCCGTCTTCGCTGTGGCTGCGCTGATCGTGCTGCCGTTCGCCGGGCGGGCCATCGTCCGGCGTGGCCCGCTGCCGGTGCTGCTCGTCGCTCTGGTCACCGCCGCGGTCGGCGCGATGGGCCTCGGGCTCGCCGCCAACGCGACCGCCGTACTCCTCGCCGCTGTGGCGCTGGGGGCCGGGCAGGCCGTGATGCAGCCGGCGCTCGCGACGATGATCGTGGACTTCTCGTCGGCGGAGACCCGGTCGAGGGCCTTCGCCACCCAGTTCTTCCTGCAGAACCTCGGGCTCGGCGTGGGTGGGCTCATCGGTGGGCATCTCGTGGACACGACCCGGGTCGGCTCGTTCACCCTGCTGTTCGCCATCGAGGCGGCGATGTTCCTGCTGCTCGCCGTGATCATGGCGACCGTACGGATGCCTCGTTCGGCACGGATCGACGGTGCGCCGAAGCAGACCAAGGGCAGTTGGAAGCAGTTGCTCGGGAACCGGGCGATGGTGCAGCTGTGTGTGCTGGGTTTCGTTCTCTTCTTCGCCTGCTACGGGCAGTTCGAGTCGGGGCTGAGCGCGTACGGGGTCGAGGCGGCCGGGATCTCGACGTCCGCGCTCGGGTCGGCGCTGGCTGCGAACACCGCGGTGATCGTGGTCGCGCAGTTCGCGGTGCTCCGGTTCGTCGAGCGGCAGAAGCGGTCCCGGGTGATCGCGGCCGTCGGGATCCTGTGGGCCGTCGCGTGGGGCGTGGCCGGGTATGCGGGGCTCGGGCACGGCAGCCAGGCCATGGCGACCGCCGCGTTCGTGTCGACGTACGCGTTGTTCGGGCTCGGGGAGGCGATGCTGTCGCCGACCGTCGCGCCGCTGGTGGCCGATCTGGCGCCGGACGGGATGGCGGGGCAGTACAACTCGGCGTTCGCCCTGGTGAAGCAGCTCGCGCTGGCTGTCGGTCCGGCGGTGGGCGGGCCGCTCGGGGCTTCGCTGCACGGGCCGTACATCGTGATGTTCCTGCTGTTCTCGCTGGGGATCAGCGTCCTCGCCGTACGGCTGGGGCGGCAGCTGACCCCCGTACAGAATCAGCCGTCTCTGGCGCGGCGGAGTCGGGTGGTCGCGCAGGGCGGGGCTCCGGTGGACTCCGGGTCCGTGGTGCCGGCTAGGTAGTACGGGCTGGGTTCGGCAGCACGAACTCGCACCACACCGCCTTGCCGCCGCCCGGTGTGCGGCGTGAGCCCCAGCTCGTGGCGATCGTCGCGACGATGGCGATGCCCCGGCCCGATTCATCGCCGGGTTCCGCCGTGCGGCGCAGGGGGAGGTGGTCGTCGCCGTCCGTCACCTCGACGATGAGGCGGCGGTCGGTGCGGCGCAGGCGCAGGCGCATCGGGGGTGTGCCGTGCTGGAGGGAGTTCGCGACCAGTTCGCTGGCCGCGAGGACACCCACGTCGTGCAGTTCGGTGGGGAAGCGCCAGCTCGTCAGGACGCCGGAGGCGAACGCACGCGCGCGTGGGGCCGCCTCGATGCCGCCCAGGAGCTCCAGCGCCGCGTTGCGGAACAGGTCGCTGTCGGGGCCGGTGCGGGCCGGGTGCTGGAGGACCAGGACCGCCACGTCGTCGTCGTGGTCCGCGGTGACGCCCGCCGAGCGGACCAGGCGGTCGCAGACGACCTGGGGGCTGCCCGTGGCGCCGGACAGGGCGCGCTCCAGGGCTGCGATGCCCTCGTCGAGGTCCTCGTTGCGGCGTTCCACCAGGCCGTCGGTGTAGAGGACCGCCGTGGAGCCCGGGGTGAGCGGGATCGAACCCGAGGCGTGCATCCAGCCGCCCGTGCCGAGGGGCGGGCCCGTGGGCTCGTCGGCGCGCTGGACGACCCCGCTCTCGTCGCGGACAAGGATCGGGAGGTGGCCCGCGGAGGCGTACACCAGCTTGCCCTCGTTCGGGTCGTGGACGGCGTACACGCAGGTGGCGATCTGGTTGGCGTCGATCTCCATGGCGAGGCCGTCGAGGAGCTGGAGGACCTCGTGCGGCGGGAGGTCCAGACGGGCGTACGCGCGGACCGCCGTACGAAGCTGGCCCATGACCGCTGCCGCGCGCACTCCTCGGCCCATGACGTCGCCGATGACGAGGGCCGTGCGGCCTCCGCCGAGGGTGATGACGTCGTACCAGTCGCCGCCCACCGCCGCTTCCGTGCCGCCGGGGTGGTAGGTGGCGGCGACGCGGAGGTCGTCCGGTTCCTCCAGTTCCTGGGGGAGAAGGGAGCGCTGGAGGGTCACCGCGGTTTCGCGCTGGCTGCGTTCGCTGGCGCGCAGGCGTTCGGCGGCCTCGGCGTGGTCGGTGACGTCGGCGGCGAAGATGAGGACCCCGCCACTCCCTTCGGGAGTGGCCGTCGCCTCGACCGGGGTGCACGTGATCGTGTACGAGCGTCCGCTGTGCGCCTTGCGGGACTTGAGCGTGCGGGGCTTGGAGCTGCGCCGGACCTGATCCAGGAGGGGCAGCACGCCCAGTTCGTCGAGCTCGGGGGCCGCGTCCCGCGCGGGGGCGCCCTCCGCGCGTACGCCGAAGGCCGCCGTGTAGGCGTCGTTGGTGTACGCGATGCGGTGGTCCGGGCCGTGGACGATGGCGACCAGGGCCGGGATCCGGTCGAGGACCTCGCGGGTGGGCAGGTCGTCGACCGCGGGGAGGCAGGGCGCTCCGTCGGCGAGCTGCTCGGCGCGGGCGGCGGGTACGGAACCAGGGCCGGAGCCGGTCCCCTCTCCGAGTCGGTCCGGCAGCCGGTCCGGAGTGATCGTGTGATTGGTCCGCGCTGCGGCGCGGCGCTGCGTTCCGGGAAGTCGGGCGCTCCAGCGCGTGAAGTTCACGAATCCTTGCCTCGTGTTTGTCGGCACAGGCCGGCAGCGGGTCGGCCGGAGGTGCGGGGGGCGTTCCCCGGGAGATGCAGCACTTACGGAAAGCCTCGTGGAGAGAGATGGGTGGAGAAGGCTTGAGACGGGTGGTGAGCGGTGGAGAGGGGTTGGACGGCAAGGGCGTGGAGCCAGTCTGGCAGGGTGGCCGGCCGGGCCGACATCCTTCAGACGCCGGTCGAGTCGGTGGAGTTCCTGAATTAGGTCAGGACGACCCCTTCGGGTCCTGATTCAGGTTCTGAGAAGGCTTCCCACCGGCCGCGAGTTCGAACTCCGCGCGGGGATGTTCGAGTGAACCGAGGGAGACGATCTCCCGCTTGAAGAGTCCCGACAGAACCCACTCGGCGAGCACCCGCGCCTTGCGGTTGAAGGTGGGCACCCTGCTCAGGTGGTAGACGCGGTGCATGAACCAGGCGGGGTAGCCCTTCAGCTTGCGTCCGTAGACGTGTGCGACGCCCTTGTGGAGTCCCAGGGAGGCTACTGAACCGACGTATTTGTGGGAGTACGTTTCGAGCGGTTCGCCCCGCAGGGAGCGCGCGATGTTCTCGCCGAGGACCTTGGCCTGGCGGACGGCGTGCTGGGCGTTGGGGGCGGTCTCCTTGCCGGGTTCCGTCGCCGTGACGTCGGGAACGGCGGCGGCGTCTCCCGCGGCCCACGCGTGCGTGGTGCCGTCGATCCGCAGCTCGGCGGTGCACCTGAGGCGCCCGCGCTCGTTCAGCGGGAGGTCGGTGGCCGCGAGGAGGGGGTGGGGTTTGACGCCGGCGGTCCACACGACCGTACGGGTGGGGAAGCGGGCGCCGTCGCTGAGGACGGCGATCCGGTCCGCGCAGGAGTCGAGGCGGGTCTCCAGGCGTACGTCAATGTTGCGGCGGCGCAGCTGCGTGACCGTGTACTTGCCCATCTCCTCGCCGACCTCGGGCAGGATGCGGCCCGAGGCCTCGACGAGGATCCACTTCATGTCCTCGGCCTTGACGTTGTGGTAGTACCGCGCGGCGTAGCGGGCCATGTCCTCCAGCTCGCCGAGCGCCTCGACACCGGCGTAGCCGCCGCCCACGAAGACGAAGGTCAGGGCCGCGTCGCGGATCGCGGGGTCGCGGGTGGAGGAGGCGATGTCCATCTGTTCGATGACGTGGTTGCGCAGGCCGATGGCCTCCTCGACCGTCTTGAAGCCGATGGCGTGTTCGGCGAGGCCGGGGATCGGCAGGGTGCGCGAGACGGAGCCGGGGGCGAGGACGAGTTCGTCGTACGTCAGTTGCTCGGCGCCCGTGCCCTCTTCCGCGGTGGCGAGGGTGGTGAGCGTCGCGGTGCGCTTGGCGTGGTCGATCGCCGTCACCTCCCCGACGACGATCCGGCAGCGGTCGAGGACCCTGCGCAGCGGTACGACGACATGCCGGGGCGAGATGGAGCCCGCGGCTGCCTCCGGGAGGAACGGTTGATAGGTCATGTACGGGTCGGGAGTGACGACGGTGATGTCGACCTGGCCCCGTTTCAGCTCCTGCTGGAGCTTCCGCTGGAGGCTCAGGGCCGTGTACATACCGACGTAGCCGCCGCCGACAACGAGAATGC
The DNA window shown above is from Streptomyces sp. NBC_01451 and carries:
- a CDS encoding MarR family winged helix-turn-helix transcriptional regulator — translated: MGDTPGVGEPTLDEQIAAYQREFRDLDPQVEKIVAALGRLNRRMNVAYGRQTATLGISNAEWEVLKAMVLSGAPYRMGPSDLAKRLGLTPAAMTHRIDRMVTEGLVTRARDESNRVRVIVELTYEGREKWLEAMRLATVFEEDLLQDLSQDERARLGDVLTRLLRRVEHAQPDAGGRLSDLD
- a CDS encoding MFS transporter, with translation MGAAMRRIHVGNALSAFGLGFTVPYLYVYVAQVRGLGAMTAGLVLAVFAVAALIVLPFAGRAIVRRGPLPVLLVALVTAAVGAMGLGLAANATAVLLAAVALGAGQAVMQPALATMIVDFSSAETRSRAFATQFFLQNLGLGVGGLIGGHLVDTTRVGSFTLLFAIEAAMFLLLAVIMATVRMPRSARIDGAPKQTKGSWKQLLGNRAMVQLCVLGFVLFFACYGQFESGLSAYGVEAAGISTSALGSALAANTAVIVVAQFAVLRFVERQKRSRVIAAVGILWAVAWGVAGYAGLGHGSQAMATAAFVSTYALFGLGEAMLSPTVAPLVADLAPDGMAGQYNSAFALVKQLALAVGPAVGGPLGASLHGPYIVMFLLFSLGISVLAVRLGRQLTPVQNQPSLARRSRVVAQGGAPVDSGSVVPAR
- a CDS encoding ATP-binding SpoIIE family protein phosphatase gives rise to the protein MNFTRWSARLPGTQRRAAARTNHTITPDRLPDRLGEGTGSGPGSVPAARAEQLADGAPCLPAVDDLPTREVLDRIPALVAIVHGPDHRIAYTNDAYTAAFGVRAEGAPARDAAPELDELGVLPLLDQVRRSSKPRTLKSRKAHSGRSYTITCTPVEATATPEGSGGVLIFAADVTDHAEAAERLRASERSQRETAVTLQRSLLPQELEEPDDLRVAATYHPGGTEAAVGGDWYDVITLGGGRTALVIGDVMGRGVRAAAVMGQLRTAVRAYARLDLPPHEVLQLLDGLAMEIDANQIATCVYAVHDPNEGKLVYASAGHLPILVRDESGVVQRADEPTGPPLGTGGWMHASGSIPLTPGSTAVLYTDGLVERRNEDLDEGIAALERALSGATGSPQVVCDRLVRSAGVTADHDDDVAVLVLQHPARTGPDSDLFRNAALELLGGIEAAPRARAFASGVLTSWRFPTELHDVGVLAASELVANSLQHGTPPMRLRLRRTDRRLIVEVTDGDDHLPLRRTAEPGDESGRGIAIVATIATSWGSRRTPGGGKAVWCEFVLPNPARTT
- a CDS encoding NAD(P)/FAD-dependent oxidoreductase; the protein is MVKERARILVVGGGYVGMYTALSLQRKLQQELKRGQVDITVVTPDPYMTYQPFLPEAAAGSISPRHVVVPLRRVLDRCRIVVGEVTAIDHAKRTATLTTLATAEEGTGAEQLTYDELVLAPGSVSRTLPIPGLAEHAIGFKTVEEAIGLRNHVIEQMDIASSTRDPAIRDAALTFVFVGGGYAGVEALGELEDMARYAARYYHNVKAEDMKWILVEASGRILPEVGEEMGKYTVTQLRRRNIDVRLETRLDSCADRIAVLSDGARFPTRTVVWTAGVKPHPLLAATDLPLNERGRLRCTAELRIDGTTHAWAAGDAAAVPDVTATEPGKETAPNAQHAVRQAKVLGENIARSLRGEPLETYSHKYVGSVASLGLHKGVAHVYGRKLKGYPAWFMHRVYHLSRVPTFNRKARVLAEWVLSGLFKREIVSLGSLEHPRAEFELAAGGKPSQNLNQDPKGSS